From one Lotus japonicus ecotype B-129 chromosome 3, LjGifu_v1.2 genomic stretch:
- the LOC130743922 gene encoding flocculation protein FLO11-like: MRKLVNFAIYDNWSMDRTKYAIKDLKPKMKIWQKIFISCIHPRTGGTDYLNATQKVIMYYISRGEHVCLSFLLFNYLKECVEKSRTTGGENKRSISYIPYGRLLSDIFTQNRLVKALFDLGLHDDLAMTIGDPPNGTKLKRMQIIEKVQIEPKEDTSEEIRQKNYPVNDFPLWSKKDNPACIMEYVRMLRREGDSITLEEFVTNLPDSPPEMPTRRAKRTISKPSDPKGKGILIEKTKKTKAASKSVVIREPVPEPSPERTPEESYEETQSDDSESSMDSSSGNQEEEVPPRKNVKMKAIIEESSDEETEENVPLVKRQRIQTAQVEEEVEQDDCEIIENVLQVIRESAEAEESTDSDVEPIGKRLKLPLKGPLQKKESGPKQTSEKISEVQRERRSKTASDPARTARPTRSIPFRESSKELTKSINLDSALVVIPEQPEPISTSLPTSTQTAPTQTEPQTQAFSQAETQVPQSNIQTATTAIPSIHIQTFSTSTTTEPIPTFNSFIQGIVQSEATPRNLVQHFSPKPPSTSKTLLITQTDQLQDVAETSYVSLSNYSAVNSRDLSFTSPEKTATSRQRQVTISEAEHMDESDHSGIEKNHVIDSTPSGQTRTHSSNASSSNATRTPQAILTLATSFRPQNLIQLIQEFSEEATRRLQWLYQVTDNQFDASFVDGLWSAF, translated from the exons ATGAGGAAGCTTGTCAATTTTGCTATTTATGACAACTGGAGCATGGATAGGACCAAGTATGCTATAAAGGATCTGAAGCCCAAGATGAAGATCTGGCAGAAGATTTTCATTTCCTGCATCCATCCCAGAACAGGCGGAACTGATTACctcaatgcaactcagaaggtaatcatgtactacatttctagGGGTGAGCATGTATGTCTGTCATTTCTGCTTTTCAACTATCTtaaggaatgtgttgagaagtcaagaactactggaGGTGAGAACAAGAGGTCTATTTCTTACATTCCTTATGGAAGGTTACTCTCAGATATCTTCACTCAGAATCGACTGGTCAAGGCTCTTTTTGATCTGGGACTTCATGATGATTTGGCTATGACCATTGGAGATCCTCCCAATGGGActaagctgaagagaatgcagatTATTGAGAAAGTTCAGATTGAACCTAAAGAAGACACATCTGAAGAGATCCGTCAGAAGAACTACCCTGTTAATGACTTTCCTCTATGGTCTaaaaaggacaatccagcatgcattatGGAGTATGTGAGGATGCTCAGAAGAGAAGGAGATTCTATCACCCTTGAAGAATTTGTCACAAACCTTCCTGACAGTCCTCCTGAAATGCCAACAAGAAGAGCCAAGAGAACAatcagcaagccttcagatcccaaaggcaaagggattctgatagagaagACCAAGAAAACAAAAGCAGCATCAAAGTCTGTAGTAATCAGGGAACCAGTTCCAgaaccctctcctgaaagaACTCCAGAAGAGTCATATGAGGAAACTCAATCTGATGATTCTGAAAGCTCTATGGATTCTTCCTCAGgaaaccaagaagaagaagttccACCTAGAAAGAATGTCAAGATGAAAGCAATTATTGAAGAATCATCTGATGAGGAAACCGAAGAAAATGTTCCTCTGGTAAAAAGGCAAAGAATTCAAACAGCtcaagttgaagaagaagttgaGCAGGATGACTGTGAGATCATTGAAAATGTGCTCCAAGTCATAAGGGAATCagcagaagctgaagaatccactgatTCAGATGTCGAGCCCATAGGCAAGAGGTtgaaactgcctctgaagggtccacttcagaagaaggagtCAGGACCAAAGCAAACATCTGAAAAGATCTCagaagtacaaagagaaaggaGATCAAAGACAGCTTCAGATCCTGCAAGGACTGCCAGACCCACCAGATCTATCCCTTTCAGAGAATCAAGTAAGGAACTTACTAAAAGCATTAAtttagattctgctttagtagttattcctgagCAACCTGAGCCTATATCTACATCTTTGCCAACATCAACCCAAACAGCTCCCACTCAAACAGAACCTCAAACACAAGCCTTTTCTCAAGCTGAAACACAAGTCCCCCAATCaaacatccaaacagctaccactgcCATTCCATCCATCCATATTCAAACCTTttccacatccaccacaactGAACCTATACCTACCTTCAATTCTTTCATTCAAGGTATcgttcaaagtgaggctaccCCGAGAAATTTGGTTCAACACTTCTCTCCCAAGCCTCCATCCACTTCAAAGACCCTCCTGATAActcaaactg atcaACTCCAAGATGTTGCTGAAACTTCCTATGTATCCTTGTCAAATTATTCTGCAGTAAACTCACGAGATCTGAGTTTtacctcacctgagaagactgctacCTCCAGGCAAAGGCAAGTGacgatctctgaagctgagcatatggatgaatctgACCATTCAGGAATAGAGAAGAACCATGTGATTGATTCTACTCCTTCAGGACAAACCAGAACTCATAGTTCCAATGCTTCAAGCTCAAATGCAACCAGAACTCCTCAGGCTATCCTGACCTTGGCAACCTCCTTCCGACCTCAAAATCTcattcaactcattcaggagttctctgaagaGGCAACCAGGAGATTGCAATGgttatatcaggtaactgataatcagtttgatgcttcaTTTGTTGATGGTCTGTGGTCTGCCTTCTGA